In one window of Vibrio sp. DW001 DNA:
- a CDS encoding MurR/RpiR family transcriptional regulator, producing the protein MQDVNAIGAQIRSRLSKLTPLERKVATAIMVDETFDQTTPLKKVALVNGVSEAMIVKITKKLEFTGFRNFRENVARYKQLEIANLHSEIHADDSTVEVLEKVFRTSIQAIEETSSVLDVNALSRAAKVLFSANFICIYGVGGSSSVANDLSHKLLKIGIKSTVYDDSHMMLMSAVIISEDDAVVAISHSGSTKTVIDPSTLAKKNGAKVISLTNYPQSPLVDTSDIVLQSTSQGSHLLGENAAARIAQLNIIDALFVAIAREDIETAEQNYNKTQQAVSHLRMI; encoded by the coding sequence ATGCAAGATGTTAATGCGATAGGGGCGCAAATACGGAGCAGACTATCTAAGTTGACTCCATTAGAAAGAAAAGTCGCCACTGCCATTATGGTTGATGAAACATTCGACCAAACAACACCATTAAAGAAAGTGGCTTTAGTCAATGGTGTTTCTGAAGCCATGATAGTAAAAATAACCAAGAAATTAGAATTTACAGGTTTTAGGAATTTCAGAGAAAACGTAGCTAGGTATAAACAGCTTGAGATTGCAAACCTACATTCTGAAATCCATGCAGATGATTCTACGGTTGAAGTGCTAGAAAAGGTGTTTCGTACAAGTATCCAGGCTATTGAAGAAACAAGCAGTGTCTTAGATGTTAATGCATTAAGTCGAGCGGCAAAAGTTTTGTTCAGTGCAAATTTCATTTGTATCTATGGTGTTGGTGGGTCAAGTTCGGTCGCTAATGACCTTTCGCACAAATTATTAAAAATAGGTATAAAATCGACGGTTTATGACGACTCACATATGATGCTTATGTCCGCAGTTATCATCTCTGAAGATGATGCCGTAGTCGCAATAAGCCATTCGGGTAGCACTAAAACGGTAATTGATCCTAGTACACTTGCCAAAAAGAACGGGGCCAAAGTAATTTCTTTGACTAACTACCCTCAATCCCCGTTAGTGGATACCTCAGACATCGTTTTGCAATCAACCTCACAAGGCTCACATCTACTTGGTGAGAATGCAGCAGCAAGAATCGCGCAACTCAACATTATTGATGCACTCTTTGTGGCAATAGCTCGAGAGGATATTGAAACTGCAGAACAAAATTATAATAAAACACAACAAGCGGTATCACACTTAAGGATGATTTAA
- a CDS encoding TIM barrel protein, translating to MTELRFATRLNSFGSAPHRYWPEQASKPTVAQMIERAGTVKGLTHLDLNYPQHITSDIETTKQQIESAGLQVNGIQMRWDDPRFKIGAFTNPDPTIRRDAIELTKKGIDAGREFGTDLMTLWMGQDGFDYCFQADYKKIWEDAVSALKEVAEYAPDFKISIEYKPNEPRSFAIYPNVTTCLLAVEEAGCPNLGITLDFAHVLYANEIPAYAAAMVARRSNLYGLDLNDGWGKRDDGLMVASVNSRATLEFLLQMKRDGYQGAYYFDTFPDASGLDPVREAELNIKTVKRLLNICEDLEKSKELQDAISQQDAVTAQYIVDDIMYSK from the coding sequence ATGACAGAATTACGATTTGCGACAAGGCTTAACTCTTTTGGATCTGCACCACATCGATATTGGCCCGAACAAGCATCCAAGCCTACAGTTGCACAAATGATAGAGCGTGCAGGCACAGTAAAAGGATTAACACACCTTGACCTCAATTACCCACAGCACATTACAAGCGATATAGAAACAACGAAACAACAAATTGAATCAGCTGGACTCCAAGTTAATGGAATACAGATGCGTTGGGATGATCCTAGGTTTAAAATTGGTGCTTTTACTAACCCCGATCCTACGATTCGTAGAGATGCTATTGAGCTGACAAAAAAAGGCATAGATGCGGGCCGAGAGTTTGGTACAGACCTAATGACGCTTTGGATGGGACAAGATGGGTTTGACTACTGTTTCCAAGCTGATTATAAGAAAATTTGGGAAGACGCGGTAAGTGCACTAAAAGAAGTAGCAGAATACGCGCCAGACTTTAAGATCAGTATTGAATACAAGCCAAATGAGCCTCGTTCATTTGCTATTTATCCTAATGTAACCACTTGCCTATTAGCGGTCGAAGAAGCTGGCTGCCCTAATTTGGGAATCACATTAGATTTCGCACATGTATTATACGCAAACGAGATACCTGCATATGCTGCGGCTATGGTTGCACGTCGCTCAAACCTTTATGGTTTGGATCTCAACGATGGCTGGGGCAAACGTGATGATGGGCTAATGGTTGCTTCGGTAAACTCCCGAGCCACACTTGAATTTCTATTACAGATGAAACGTGATGGATACCAAGGCGCGTATTACTTCGATACCTTCCCTGACGCAAGCGGCCTAGACCCTGTTCGTGAGGCAGAGTTAAACATCAAAACCGTAAAACGTCTTTTAAATATCTGTGAAGACCTAGAAAAGTCTAAAGAGCTTCAGGATGCGATTTCTCAACAAGATGCAGTTACTGCTCAGTACATTGTTGACGACATCATGTATTCAAAATAA
- a CDS encoding substrate-binding domain-containing protein produces MTTRIATLVAGLLVSTTTFANLAPLNSDTEADRMDWSELQSTFGEIPTFDKDIKIGGVSKTLTNEYWRSLGKGYQNFAQQHDVTVVYQAAANEDDQLGQLSIAETLITQGFDGLLVSPQTDANLEPAAMVAKRKGVVVVNVNDAVMPTATNYVGNVQKDNGVRVAQWFIDNHKDGGKVAVIEGQAGVFAAGQRTQGFSETIKGNGKFDLVASVPANWSREKAYNACSTILQQHPDLIGFYNNNDGMALGCVEAVRAQDKSDQVSVFGTDGISDAYDSIRRGELTGTVDSFPVLTGEVAMEVSLRLLGQQDLPRVVSTPQALITADNVEKYSIDDTAKLRKLLLAQ; encoded by the coding sequence ATGACAACACGAATAGCAACTCTCGTCGCTGGATTGTTAGTCTCTACGACGACCTTCGCAAACTTGGCCCCTCTTAACTCAGATACTGAAGCTGATCGTATGGATTGGTCGGAACTTCAATCGACCTTTGGAGAGATTCCCACTTTTGACAAAGATATCAAAATTGGTGGTGTGTCAAAAACCCTGACAAATGAATATTGGCGTTCGCTGGGCAAAGGTTACCAAAATTTCGCTCAGCAACACGATGTAACCGTTGTTTACCAAGCTGCTGCCAATGAAGACGACCAACTAGGTCAACTTTCTATTGCTGAAACGCTAATAACTCAAGGGTTTGACGGGTTATTGGTTTCACCACAAACGGATGCCAATTTAGAGCCTGCCGCGATGGTGGCTAAACGTAAAGGGGTTGTAGTAGTTAACGTCAATGATGCGGTAATGCCAACCGCAACTAATTATGTAGGTAACGTCCAAAAAGACAATGGTGTTCGTGTCGCGCAGTGGTTTATCGATAATCACAAAGACGGTGGCAAAGTGGCCGTTATTGAAGGTCAAGCTGGCGTTTTTGCCGCTGGTCAACGTACACAAGGCTTCTCAGAAACAATTAAAGGCAATGGCAAGTTTGATCTTGTAGCAAGTGTGCCGGCGAACTGGAGTCGTGAGAAAGCTTATAATGCCTGCTCAACCATTTTACAACAACACCCTGATTTAATTGGTTTTTATAATAATAACGACGGAATGGCCTTGGGGTGTGTAGAAGCAGTCCGTGCGCAAGATAAATCAGACCAAGTATCTGTATTTGGTACCGATGGTATTTCTGATGCGTATGACTCGATTCGACGTGGTGAGCTAACTGGTACGGTTGATAGTTTCCCTGTATTGACTGGAGAAGTCGCCATGGAGGTATCTCTTCGCTTATTGGGTCAACAAGATTTACCACGTGTAGTTTCTACTCCTCAAGCACTAATTACCGCAGACAACGTTGAAAAATACTCAATTGATGACACTGCAAAGTTACGCAAGCTATTGCTAGCCCAATAA
- a CDS encoding ribokinase translates to MGILVPGSLHYDIMIDVPHQPEKGETVLGSRTSFKFGGKGGNQAISCAKQGQKVRFVGAIGDDANGSYLVSVLKDTGVDVSHIQKLPGLTSGMSVAMTDKTGDYAAVVSSNTNQLIPLELFDDESVWADISMVVLQNEINPQANEKVGKSAKKRGIKVCMNAAPITDAYSPVFDHVDLMVVNAVEARDICGISVNDLDSAKEAAIALTKRFSEVVVTAGGDGVAYANVKGTNGCIQGKRINLVSTHGAGDCFMGALCAQLNSGKPLEQACSYANDIAAIHVSTPSS, encoded by the coding sequence ATGGGTATACTTGTACCTGGAAGTTTGCATTACGACATCATGATTGATGTGCCTCATCAACCAGAAAAAGGTGAAACGGTTCTTGGTAGCCGAACGTCATTTAAGTTTGGTGGCAAAGGTGGAAATCAAGCTATTTCTTGTGCTAAACAAGGACAGAAAGTTCGTTTTGTTGGAGCGATAGGCGACGATGCAAACGGATCATACCTAGTATCTGTACTCAAAGATACTGGAGTCGACGTTTCTCATATACAAAAACTACCCGGTTTAACCAGTGGTATGAGTGTTGCTATGACTGACAAAACGGGTGATTATGCAGCGGTCGTTTCTTCTAATACAAATCAACTAATACCACTCGAATTATTCGATGATGAGTCTGTTTGGGCTGATATTAGTATGGTTGTACTTCAAAACGAGATCAACCCTCAAGCGAATGAAAAAGTAGGTAAAAGTGCAAAAAAACGAGGCATAAAAGTGTGTATGAATGCGGCTCCAATTACTGATGCGTATAGCCCTGTTTTCGACCATGTTGACTTAATGGTTGTCAATGCAGTAGAAGCAAGAGACATCTGCGGTATATCTGTCAACGATTTAGATTCCGCAAAAGAGGCGGCTATCGCTCTAACTAAACGGTTTAGCGAAGTAGTAGTAACCGCTGGTGGAGATGGTGTAGCCTATGCCAATGTTAAAGGAACCAATGGTTGTATTCAGGGGAAACGGATCAACCTTGTCAGTACTCACGGTGCTGGCGATTGTTTTATGGGAGCACTGTGTGCTCAACTAAACTCCGGTAAACCTCTAGAACAGGCTTGTTCTTATGCGAATGACATCGCTGCGATACACGTTTCAACACCGTCTAGTTAA
- a CDS encoding ABC transporter permease: MSTLENKMPSKGTISMPKFKFNLRDAGTVIGLLIIVIVFSVLSPVFFTMPNIMNILQQSSLNALIALGMTLVIISGGIDLSVGPTAALSAVLGATLMISGVPLPIAIIGTLCVGAFCGFFSGFLVAYAGLQAFIVTLGGLSLFRAIALLFTGGNPVFGIPLEFRMFINNDLLGIPVPVVIVAIIAFFLWVVMNKTPLGVYILAIGGNEEAARVAGVPVKKTKVVVFMISGTLAALSSLILVGRLAAAEPTMGQLWELDAIAAAAIGGASLMGGKGSIVGTIIGAIILGSLRNGLTLMNVQAFWQLGATGIIIIFAMLVDRVTRGK, from the coding sequence ATGAGCACTCTTGAAAATAAAATGCCTTCTAAGGGCACTATCAGCATGCCAAAGTTTAAGTTTAATCTTAGAGATGCAGGGACGGTGATCGGACTATTAATAATAGTAATAGTCTTTTCGGTATTGTCTCCGGTATTTTTTACGATGCCTAATATCATGAACATTCTGCAACAATCATCACTCAACGCTTTGATAGCACTGGGTATGACATTAGTGATTATTTCAGGGGGCATCGACCTGTCCGTTGGCCCGACTGCTGCGTTGTCGGCAGTGTTGGGAGCTACGTTGATGATTTCTGGTGTACCGTTACCTATAGCTATTATAGGTACTTTGTGTGTTGGTGCATTTTGTGGGTTTTTTAGCGGTTTTTTAGTGGCATATGCGGGGCTCCAAGCCTTCATCGTGACATTGGGTGGCCTGTCTCTTTTCAGAGCAATCGCGTTATTGTTTACTGGTGGCAATCCGGTATTTGGCATTCCACTTGAGTTTCGTATGTTTATTAATAACGATTTATTAGGGATTCCCGTTCCTGTAGTGATCGTGGCTATCATCGCATTCTTCTTATGGGTAGTTATGAACAAAACGCCTCTAGGTGTCTACATTCTTGCTATTGGTGGTAATGAAGAAGCCGCACGTGTAGCAGGTGTTCCCGTTAAAAAAACTAAAGTTGTCGTGTTTATGATTTCCGGTACTCTCGCCGCGCTCTCTTCTCTTATTTTGGTTGGACGATTAGCTGCTGCTGAGCCAACTATGGGGCAGTTGTGGGAACTTGATGCAATTGCTGCAGCGGCTATTGGTGGCGCTTCGTTAATGGGAGGCAAAGGTTCAATTGTTGGAACCATTATTGGTGCAATTATTTTAGGGTCTCTACGTAACGGGCTCACATTAATGAATGTTCAGGCTTTCTGGCAACTCGGAGCAACAGGTATCATTATCATCTTCGCTATGCTAGTCGATCGAGTTACTCGCGGTAAATAA
- a CDS encoding sugar ABC transporter ATP-binding protein, protein MTGVTKVYGKIAAIEDVNFSVLSGEVHALIGENGAGKSTLLNVLSGVRDATAGTVKVDGKLIEMESPLSARKAGIAMIHQELQLVPELTVVQNMFLGRDITKSKGLFVDKEAQVKRATKILAQLDDSIDPNIQIKELRVAQQQIVEIARALLDDAKVLAMDEPTSSLTPTEFERLAEIIADLKATGVGLIYVSHKMDEVFQVCDRATILRDGKQVGVVNIRDETPKTIVTKMIGREIEIEAHQTFMIDKEVLRLEELGRSGAVSPVSLRVNAGEVLGIAGLVGAGRTELLKLIAGIDTKTSGNVFVDGQCIDNHSIQGAIKAGIGLVPEDRKKEGIIKEQSIKMNVALPTMEQFSSNGIIKQSAMTDDVFKVMSELNLRPLDIEKHIGDLSGGNQQKAIIGRWVTADCKVILFDEPTRGIDVGAKSEIYNLIQKLSQQGKAIIVVSSEMPEIIRVSDRVIVMRESQVARELLGKDITEENIAQAAINDNHQQH, encoded by the coding sequence ATGACTGGAGTCACTAAAGTTTATGGGAAAATTGCAGCTATTGAAGATGTTAATTTTTCTGTACTTTCTGGTGAAGTTCACGCTTTAATCGGTGAAAACGGTGCGGGTAAATCAACTTTATTAAATGTTCTGTCAGGTGTGCGAGATGCGACCGCCGGAACAGTAAAAGTGGATGGCAAACTCATTGAAATGGAGTCGCCATTATCTGCTCGTAAAGCTGGTATTGCGATGATTCACCAAGAATTGCAACTCGTTCCTGAACTCACTGTAGTTCAGAATATGTTTCTAGGTCGTGACATCACTAAAAGTAAGGGACTATTTGTAGATAAGGAAGCTCAAGTCAAAAGGGCAACGAAAATTTTGGCTCAATTAGATGATAGCATTGACCCAAATATCCAAATCAAAGAGCTACGAGTTGCTCAGCAGCAAATAGTTGAAATTGCACGAGCTCTTCTGGACGATGCCAAAGTATTAGCAATGGATGAGCCTACCTCTAGTTTAACACCAACAGAGTTTGAACGGTTAGCAGAAATCATTGCGGACTTAAAAGCTACTGGTGTTGGCTTAATCTATGTTTCCCATAAAATGGATGAAGTTTTTCAAGTGTGCGACAGAGCAACAATCCTTCGTGATGGGAAGCAAGTAGGTGTTGTAAACATTAGGGATGAAACACCTAAAACAATTGTGACTAAAATGATTGGGAGAGAAATTGAAATAGAAGCTCACCAAACATTTATGATCGACAAGGAGGTGCTTCGTTTAGAAGAACTAGGACGTTCCGGGGCGGTATCACCAGTTAGCTTACGTGTAAATGCAGGTGAGGTATTAGGTATTGCAGGACTTGTTGGAGCGGGTCGAACCGAACTTCTTAAACTCATTGCTGGAATTGACACAAAGACTTCGGGGAATGTTTTCGTTGATGGGCAGTGTATTGATAATCACTCCATTCAAGGTGCAATCAAAGCGGGCATCGGGTTGGTTCCAGAAGATAGAAAGAAAGAAGGTATCATCAAAGAGCAATCTATCAAGATGAATGTAGCTCTACCCACGATGGAACAATTTTCCAGCAATGGGATTATTAAACAGTCGGCTATGACCGATGATGTTTTCAAGGTTATGTCTGAGCTTAATCTGCGGCCGTTAGATATCGAAAAGCACATTGGTGATTTGTCTGGAGGCAATCAGCAAAAAGCAATTATAGGTCGTTGGGTCACTGCTGATTGCAAAGTGATTCTATTTGATGAGCCAACACGTGGAATCGATGTTGGCGCTAAATCTGAAATCTATAACCTTATCCAAAAACTATCACAACAAGGCAAAGCCATTATCGTTGTTTCATCAGAAATGCCAGAAATAATCAGAGTGTCAGATAGAGTCATTGTGATGCGAGAAAGTCAAGTCGCTCGTGAACTCTTGGGAAAAGATATTACTGAAGAAAACATTGCCCAAGCTGCAATCAATGATAACCACCAACAGCATTAA